AAACCTAAGCCTAATGTCAAAGCAAAGCCTTGAATCGGCCCATTACCGATTGAATATAAAATCACCGCTGTGATCATAGTCGTCACGTTGGCATCCAATATAGTGCTAAATGCGCTATCAAAACCTGTGTCTATCGCTTGTGCAAAATTACGCCCTTCACTGAGTTTGTCTCGTATACGTTCAAAGATCAGTACATTGGTATCCACGGCCATACCGACAGTTAATACGAGTCCCGCAATTCCTGGCAGAGTCAACACCGCTCCAGGTAACAGCGCAATCAAACCGAGCAGACAAGCCATATTAATCAGCAAGGCAACGTTAGCTACCCAACCGAGACGGCGATACCAAAGCGCCATAAAAGTTAACGTCATTGCCATGCCAAGAGCCAAAGCCGCAAAACCATTAGCGATATTCTCTTCACCAAGTGATGCCCCGATGGTTCGCTCCTCAACAATAGTGACGGGTGCGGTCAATGAACCCGCACGCAGTAACAATGCTAATTGCTGAGCCTCTTCCATTGAGCCAGCACCAGTAATACGGAATTGACTGCCTAATTGCGATTGGATGGTCGCAACACTGATCACTTTCTCACTGCGTACCGTTTCCCCACGTGCGTTGGTTTTGTACTCACGATACACGGTCGCCATCGGCTTACCAATGTGCTTGCCCGAGAAGTCGCTCATGATTTTGCCACCAGCATGATCAAGAGAAATATTCACTTCAGACATGCCCATGTTATCCACACCAGCGCGGGCATTGACGATATGCTCACCACTGAGCACAGGGCGTTTAGCTAGAACAACCGGACGTCCATTCTCATCTTCAAGGATTAAGTCATCGTAACTGCGGGTATCCGTTGGCGATTTCGCTTCATAAAAGGCCAAACTTGCGGTCGCACCAATCACATTCTTTGCTTGTGAGGGATCTTGCACACCGGGTAACTCGATACGGATCGCATGCTCACCTTGACGTTGTACTAGAGCCTCAGTAATACCTAGCTCCTCAATACGATCACGCATGATTTTCAAGTTCTGCTGAATAGTAGCCGTTTGAAACTCTGACTTATTCTGTTGCGAGGGTTGCACTTGCAAATTATCTGACCCCTGACGAATGTCCCAGCCTCGATAATTTTCTTGCAAATATTGGTGTACATGGTTTAGAGCTTTCGTTTGATCTGTTTTGACTTCGAAGGCATCGTTACCAACCGCTTGTACAGCAACGCCTCGTAAACGCTCTGCACGCAGCGAATCTTTCACTGCATCAATCATGCTATCGCGCTGTTCTTGAAATGCTTTATCGACATCAACATTTAACAAAAACTGCACACCGCCACGTAAATCTAGGCCCAGCTTGATGGGTGAGAAACCAAGATTATCAAGCCATTTTGGCGCAACCGACACGTAAGAATAGGTGATGGTGTCCCCTTCTTTAACTAGGGTATCCAAAACATTTCTGGCTTGAGACTGATCATTTTCATTGGCAAAAACTAAGGTTGTTTTATCACCATGCTGAGTGATTTCATCAGCCTGAATATTTTGTTTACTTAGTAGTTGGGCAAGTTCCGGCACATTCAGTAGAACACTTTTAACATCCTTGCTTTGCAATTGAATCGAAGGTTGTTCTCCATACCACGTTGGAATAGCACTTAAGGTAAGAATAATAATGGTTGTTACCAATACCACATATTTCCATGCAGAATAGTGGTTAATCAGGCGCTTTGACGCCTGCTTTTGTTCTCTTTTTTTCATAGTTTCCCTCTCAGCCTAAACTGAGTTATTCAACAAGTGACAATGTCACAGTAAATTTTGAATATGGAAACGTGGATATTGGCTATTGAGAGCGACATACATTGCATTGCTCTCTTTCCAACCTGCAAGTCGGTGGGTGGAAGTGAAAAAGTCGTAACTTCGATTGCTGTAGGAAGCGGTAACGAAGAATAATCGAGTGAGTGAAATGCCTAATTTAAGTTCATCATAATCAGAGTCAAAAGGCAGATCAGAACCACATCCCGTCAGAATACGCTGTGTCAGTACCTGGCGTGAGTGATTTAAAATAGCATAAGAACTATGACTAAGATTTGACTGTGAACTGGGTATTGCTGGCTGCGGGGCGGGGCTCAAAAGCCAATCGTAATCAAGAGTCGGATTTCCCGAAAAGCCAGTTTCTGGACATAAGGTGCTCGTTTCACTCTCTAGCGCATAGGCCAAAACCTGCGAAGGTAGCACCATCGCAAGTAAAGCAAACCAACACTGGATCAGGACACGTAAGTACATGACTTATGTTCTCAACTCTTAGATAAGTGAGCAGTGTAGGCCGATGCTTAGTGAAGCTCAAGCGGAAAAATGTGATCTAACGATAGAAAATTTTGCCCGTTTGCACGTTAAGGTAGATCTTGTTTGTCTGACTCAATCCACCGCAGTAGATAAAATAAACGGGCTGTTCACCAAAAGTGAGTGAGCGAACCCAACCGCCCAACTCCTCAAAATCTTTGGGTGAGCAACTTCCCTCTTTTAATAGAGTATCGGTCGTACTCAGGAATTTTTCTTGATGTAAAAGAAAATCATCTGAACTTTCAATGTATCCTATCAACGTTTTCGTGCGTTCTTCAGGCGTGATCACTGGAGGCTCAACGGTTAATCCTTCTAGGGAGATCCATTCTGCAACTTCAGGGCCGCCATCCTCATAGACAAAATATTCCGAAATTCGCCCCCAACCTGCTTTTTTTTCTAATAAATGAACTTTGTCGCCGCGGTAAAGCTGCTTATCGACATCTGGATAAGCATTCAAATCTGGCATATCTCGAATACTTAACGTAGTAGCGTCAACATAAAAATCCATCACTTCTGGCTTGGCGGCAACAGCTGGAGTAGGGACAGAAGGTGCCGATTGAGGTGCAACTTCGTTGACAAGTTTGGCATTCTCCGCTTCAGCATCCATCTGTGGTTTAAGATAAAACAGGTAATACCCCGCACCCGCCCCACCTAATCCCAGCAATAATACAAGTAGCATCAGTATTTTTTTCATTTCCCTTGCTCATAAAACTCTAAAGACAATCCCATCAATATAAAAATGCGATCGACTTTGCTTTTCTTTTCAATATAGCGGGAAATTAGAGCAATACTTGATCATCACTCGCTCACTTAGTGCGCTAATTTGAAGCAAGAACACATTTGATGGAAAAGCATGAGGAAAATAAACAATCAAACCTGCCGTGAGTTCAATCAGAACGTGAAAAATTCGTCATTTACAATGTAAATGATAGCCAGAGCTGTGCGCCTAAAAGTTAGGCATAAAAAGCGTTATTCGGATACGAACCATGATCCAGTGCACGAAGTGAAATTTTGGAAGCGAAATCTCATTTGAAAAACGTTATATTATGCACTCAACGACTTATAAAATGACTTATGCATACCTCCGTCAGTAAATACTTTATTCAATTCACCATCGTCGCTTTCGTGCTGGGTTTCATCCCCGCACTATATTTCATACACGAAGCAAGTCAGCTAGAAACACAGGCCGTTAGCCAAGCCGAAAAACAGACACGATTACAACTTGAGTTTAGCCAGCATGATTTATTACAAATGTTACAAAAAGCTCGCCAGTCGACCCAAGTCTTAGCTCAAAGTGATACATTACTTGCGGCAGCAGATACACTCACCACCATAAATCTTAATCAGTTAAAAACCTTGTGGGACGTCACTCTGCGTTCCCAAGCCATTTTTTCCTCATTTCAACTAATTGATCAGCAAGGAAGAGAACAACTAAAAGCGATTTATGATGGAAATAACGTGGTGTTTGTTGAGTCTGCGCAGACAATAAACTCATTTAGTAACGAGGTTTTGACTCGGTTCACTCACCTGCCACCTAACCACGTTTGGGCGAGTGCATTAGCAATGAATTCTGGAGATCCATCTGGGGCTTTACCCACGTTTCGTTTTGCTACAGGTATTCAATATCAAAAACAAACTTATGGCTATCTTGTCGTTACTGTCCAATTGCAATCACTCTACCAACGGCTTTCTTTCGTCTATGATCAATTCGACTCACCCGATGTGATGAATTTAGCTGGAGAGCTTCTACTCAGTGAAAATACACGAACTAAAGGCCAAAAAGTGTTCTCTATACAGAGTTTTGCACAGCAACACCCTGCACTCTGGCAAAAAATTCTCATCAAGCACCAAGGTTTTGCCCTTTCAAACCAAACTTGGTTCAGCTATATCAGAGTCGAACTCAACTCAGTATTGCCTGATTTTGAACCTCTGGTACTGATACTCAAAATCAACAAAGAGCAGATTGATGAAACCTATGCGAATGCCTATTGGTCATTGCTCACGCGAGCAATAACGGTACTCTCTCTGCTCAGTATCATCGCAGCAGGCTTCGCCGCATGGAATATCAATCATTTAAAAAATAGCCTCGACAGTAAATTGGCGCGCGCTGCGATGGATGGAATGTCCGCAGTGGTAATCACAGACAAGAATAACCGCATTATCAAGGTTAATAATGAGTTTACTCGCCTTAGCGGCTACACCTTTAATGAAGTTAAGGGTAAACAGCCCTCAATATTTGCCTCAGGCCTACACAAAACTGAATTCTATTTGAACATGTGGCGTGCATTACAAGATGTAGGAGTATGGGAAGGCGAAGTGATCAACAAGCGTAAAGATGGTCAAAGCATCACTGAAATTTTACGCATTCAAAGCATCCGAGATGAGAAGAATGTTATTCAGTTTTACGTGGCTTCTTTTGTGGACATTTCTCACCGTAAGGCATTGGAAAATCGCCTACGCGAGTTAAGTGAAAAGGACTCCTTAACCGACTTATGGAATAGGCGTAAGTTTGATCAAACCATCCATCTAGAGTGTGCTAAAGCTCGCCGCTACCCTGGCTTAGTACAAAGTTGTTTCGCCATTGTTGATATTGACCATTTTAAACGCATTAACGATAGGTTGGGGCATGATGAAGGGGATCAAGTCTTGAGATCTGTCTCCGTGGCTATTCAATCTCAATTACGTGAATCTGATTTTGTCGCAAGAATTGGGGGGGAGGAGTTCGCGGTTATTTTTCCTCATACTAATATTGAAGAAGCTGAAATTGTTCTTAACCGAGTACGCACCTATATCTCCCGCATTCATGATGATGGAGTCACCATCAGTGGTGGTGTCACAGACATCTGCTCAAATCCCGACCAGACATATAAGCGAGCAGATCTCGCTTTGTATGAATCCAAATCCTCAGGCCGAAATCAAATTTCTATTTTGACTCATGCTGAAATGCACCACTTTGCATGATGAAAATCTCTTTTTTATGCCTGAATAATTAAGAGCAAGTTCACAGCTTGCGTGGATAGCGAGTCTGTGTTTGTCATTCTATTGTCATCTCTTCATCGAACTCGTGCTTCTTGTACTACGCTTCATACATTCGTATTAGATCGCCTTTTCATTCATCGTGTACGCAATTTTTTGTCAAAAATGCAATTTCGGGAGATAAATTATGCAGGACACCTTAGCCGTTATTTTGGCTGGAGGCATGGGCTCTCGGCTCTCACCACTCACCGATGACAGAGCCAAACCCGCCGTTCCTTTTGGCGGGAAATATCGAATTATTGATTTTACCTTAACCAATTGCCT
This genomic window from Vibrio mimicus contains:
- the secD gene encoding protein translocase subunit SecD produces the protein MKKREQKQASKRLINHYSAWKYVVLVTTIIILTLSAIPTWYGEQPSIQLQSKDVKSVLLNVPELAQLLSKQNIQADEITQHGDKTTLVFANENDQSQARNVLDTLVKEGDTITYSYVSVAPKWLDNLGFSPIKLGLDLRGGVQFLLNVDVDKAFQEQRDSMIDAVKDSLRAERLRGVAVQAVGNDAFEVKTDQTKALNHVHQYLQENYRGWDIRQGSDNLQVQPSQQNKSEFQTATIQQNLKIMRDRIEELGITEALVQRQGEHAIRIELPGVQDPSQAKNVIGATASLAFYEAKSPTDTRSYDDLILEDENGRPVVLAKRPVLSGEHIVNARAGVDNMGMSEVNISLDHAGGKIMSDFSGKHIGKPMATVYREYKTNARGETVRSEKVISVATIQSQLGSQFRITGAGSMEEAQQLALLLRAGSLTAPVTIVEERTIGASLGEENIANGFAALALGMAMTLTFMALWYRRLGWVANVALLINMACLLGLIALLPGAVLTLPGIAGLVLTVGMAVDTNVLIFERIRDKLSEGRNFAQAIDTGFDSAFSTILDANVTTMITAVILYSIGNGPIQGFALTLGLGLLTSMFSGVLASRALINLVWGRDTRRDVRV
- a CDS encoding GGDEF domain-containing protein; translated protein: MHTSVSKYFIQFTIVAFVLGFIPALYFIHEASQLETQAVSQAEKQTRLQLEFSQHDLLQMLQKARQSTQVLAQSDTLLAAADTLTTINLNQLKTLWDVTLRSQAIFSSFQLIDQQGREQLKAIYDGNNVVFVESAQTINSFSNEVLTRFTHLPPNHVWASALAMNSGDPSGALPTFRFATGIQYQKQTYGYLVVTVQLQSLYQRLSFVYDQFDSPDVMNLAGELLLSENTRTKGQKVFSIQSFAQQHPALWQKILIKHQGFALSNQTWFSYIRVELNSVLPDFEPLVLILKINKEQIDETYANAYWSLLTRAITVLSLLSIIAAGFAAWNINHLKNSLDSKLARAAMDGMSAVVITDKNNRIIKVNNEFTRLSGYTFNEVKGKQPSIFASGLHKTEFYLNMWRALQDVGVWEGEVINKRKDGQSITEILRIQSIRDEKNVIQFYVASFVDISHRKALENRLRELSEKDSLTDLWNRRKFDQTIHLECAKARRYPGLVQSCFAIVDIDHFKRINDRLGHDEGDQVLRSVSVAIQSQLRESDFVARIGGEEFAVIFPHTNIEEAEIVLNRVRTYISRIHDDGVTISGGVTDICSNPDQTYKRADLALYESKSSGRNQISILTHAEMHHFA